The sequence below is a genomic window from Sphingobacterium sp. ML3W.
GCAAATCGCGCTAGTAAGATTACAAAAAAGTGCTTCCGAATTACAAGAAGTTGTGGTTACAGCACTCGGTATAAAAAGGGATAAAAAATCATTGGGTTATGCGACTCAGAACATCGGTGGCGAAGAGTTATCTAAAGTAAAAGGTGTGGACATTGGGACTACCCTAACCGGTCGTATTTCGGGTGTTCGCGTGTTAAACAGTACAGAATTCAATTCGTCGCCTTCCATCGAAGTGCGCGGTTTGAATCCAATCTTAGTGATCGATGGGGTACTGTACCAAAACATGACCTTACGCGATATCCCAACAGATAACATCGCAGATATGAATATCCTTAAAGGTGCTGCCGCTGCGGCATTGTATGGCGAAAGAGGCTCTGGTGGTGCGATCATGGTGACTACAAAAAAAGGTCTAAAAGAACAAGGCGCTGAAATAAATGTCAACACCAATAATATGTTCTTCTCGGGGTTCTTGAAATTACCTGAGGTACAAACATCGTATTCATCAGGTGAAGGTGGTGTATTCAACAATAATGACTACGTATGGGGTGATAAAATGGATATCGGTAAAATCTACTCGCAATGGAATCCGAAAACCAAACAAATGGAGGACCAACCGCTTACTTCGCGTGGGAAAAATAATTTCAGCAATTTCTTGGTCCCTTCATTCGTATCCAACAACTCCCTGAGTTTTACCAATCAAGGTGAGCATGGTAGCATCCGTACTTCGATCAACCACATTTACAATAAAGGACAATACCCGAATCAACAACTGAACCTAACAAATATTTCGGTTACGGGGACGACCAAATTGAGCAATAAGGTGGATCTGGAAACGAATTTGGGCTATAACCGCAATTCTTCATCGAGTAATTTTGGGTCGGGCTATAACAACCAAGGGTATATCTACAATATCTTGGTATGGACGGGAGCCGAATATGACTTACGTGACTATCAGGATTACTGGTTGGTGAAGGATCAATCGCAAAACTGGATGTATAAAGGTTGGTACGATAATCCATACTTAACAGCCTACGAAAAAATAAACCCGGAGTTGATCAACAAAATCAATGCTGCTGTGACCTTGAATTATAAAGTGACAGACTGGGGAAAGGTGATCGTACGCTCGGGATATGACTATTATGGCACGGAAAGAACGCAACAGAATCCAATGGGGATCTACGGTACGCGTGGCGGATTTAAAGATTATGGTGGTTTCCACAACAAAGGAAAGTATCAAAATGCCCAATATAATGGATTCAGTTCCAATTCAGACATCCTCTTTACAGCGAATAAAACATGGGGCGATTTTGGATTTGATGGCATGGTCGGTGGATCTGTTTTCTATAAATTAGATAAAAACAGCAATTCGACTACCGTAAATGGCTTGTCCATACCGGGTTACTACTCGCTACGCAACTCTATTGACCCGGTCAGCACGGTGCAATCGCAATCGGAGCTCATGACCAACTCCATCTACAGTCGTCTGGCACTGTCTTGGAGAAATGCTATTTTTGTGGAAGCAACAGGCCGTAATGATTGGTCGTCGACTTTGCCTGAAGAAAACAGATCATACTTCTATCCTTCTGTTTCTGCAAGTGCTACATTGACAGACCTGTTCGACTTCAAACTTTCGTGGTTAAATCAATTTAAAGTCAGAGGGGCTTGGGTTATTTCTAAAAAAACACCTAATCCTTATGAAATAAGACAAGCATTCTCGATCAGCAACAACGTTTGGGATGGTTATCCGACCGCTTCCTACCCGAATAAGATCAAGGACTTTTCGATCGCACCGACACAAAATACCTCTTATGAGTTTGGATTTGACTTTGCGGTCTTGAATAATCGGGTCTATGGTAATTATACCCGCTACTACCGTTTGCAAAATAGTCGCGTTATCGATGCCCCGATCTCCAATATGACAGGTTTTACATATCGACTGATCAATACCAAAGAAGAGATCATGACCAAGGGTCATGAGATCACCATAGGCGGTACACCAATCAGAAGAAGTGATTTTAAATGGGATATCATCGGTAACCTATCGCAAAACATGAATTACTACCATAAGCTGGATCCTGAATATTCAAAGGATGCGCTTTATGTAAAAGAAGGGCTGCGCTACGACGTTATCGCAACATCAGATTGGGAAAGATCGCCAACGGGAGAAATCGTTCATAATGCTTCTGGCATGCCTATTTCTGCTAAATACGCAGACCAAGTCATTGGCTATTCCGCTCCTAAATGGTTCTGGGGTTTGACCAATCAATTCCGTTATAAAGATTTCAACCTTTCGCTAAGTATTGATGGTCGTATCAAAGGGATGTCTTACTCGGCCACAAATGCGAGACTATGGCAAACTGGAGCGCACCCAGATTCGGACAATGCCTACCGTTATGAAGAGGTGGTAAATGGTAACAAAACGTTTATTGCTCCTGGTGTAAAGGTGGTGTCGGGCTCTGTTAATTACGATAAATATGGAAATGCGACTGATGATACACGGGTATTCGCGCCGAATGATAATGTGGTGTCTTACGAAGGATATTGGAAGTCGGCCTACTCAGGGCGTCAGAATTATTGGGACGAAACTTTCATCAAATTGCGTGAACTGTCATTGAACTACAACGTACCGAACGCTTTTGCTTCAAAAATGAAAGCGAAGAAAGCAAGTATCGGAATTACCGGACAAAACTTATTCCTGTGGTCTAAAGAATACAAATTCTCAGATCCTGATGTCGGTTCGGAAGATTTGAGTTCGCCTTCTTTGCGATACATTGGTTTCAATATTAATCTGACTTTTTAATGCTTAACAATTATTCAATCATGAAAATAAAAAAGACATGGGTAACAATGGCTGCATTAGCACTAGTTGGTCTTTCCAGTTGCTCTAAATTTGACGAAATAAATACAAATCCTGAAACGCCAGAGAAAGTGAAATCTTCCATGTTGGCTACCCGTATAATCCTAAACTTAGGGAGCCAATCGAGTCAAAAGGGTTTTATACAACCCTACCTGCTAACCAAACAATTTGCATGGACAGAACTTGTCGAAGGTTATCAATACAATGGTTTCGGCACGATGGATATGAGCTTAACTTCCATCAATGATGCGCATTTTATGGGTAAATTTGCCACCAACGAAACGCTTAAAAAATCGTACGATGGTTTGATGCATTTTGCCCGTGCCATCAAGTTCTACGATCTGACCATGAGTGTTGGCGATATCCCCTACCATGATGCTCTTCAAGGTGAATCGGATAAAATATATTTCCCAAAATACGATACCCAAAAGGAGGTTTTCTTAGGTATCTTACAGGAACTGGATCTTGCGGATGAATTGTTTACGGCGGGCAGCAAGTTTGATGGTGACCCGATGTTTGCAGGCGATATAAACAAATGGCGTAAACTCGTGAACAGTTTTCAACTGAATGTGTTGATCCAATTGAGTAAAAAAGTGGATGATACGGATCTGAAAATAAAGGAGCGCTTTGCCCATATTGTGGCTAATAAACCCATCTTCACTTCCAATGCGGATAATTTCCAATTGGTACGCTCGGATAAAAGCGGTCAGACCTATCCTTTTTACAAGGTAGGTAACAACTATATCCTGTACCCGATGATGTCCGATGAAATCATCAAACCCCTGCAGGAACGTAAAGACAGAAGGTTGTTTTTCTATGCCAATCCTTCTGAAGCAAAACTAGCACAGGGTCTTAAGGAACAAGATTTTGCGGCATACACGGGAGTATCCCCTTCTTTAGCTTTTGATCAATTGAGTGCTATCACAAAATCCAAAGATTTTTCAAAATTAAACGACCGCTATACCGAATTGGCAACTGGCGAACCGACGCAACAGTATGGTTATGCTCATCTTTGTTTTGTAATTGCTGAAGCATCGGCACGCGGCTGGGTGAAAGAATCGGCTGTAGATTGGTATAAAAAGGGTATCGAAGCTTCGATGAGTTTTATAGCGAGCAATACCCCTGCTACCACACAATTTACACATGATATGCCCATGGATGCGACTTATATCGCGACTGCTACTGCAAACTATGCAGCTGCATTCCCAACGAACCTAGAGGCACAAGTGGAGGCCATCATCACGCAGAAATACTTAGCGAGTTTCTTGCAAGCGAGAGTAACGCCTTATTATGATTACAGACGTACAGGCTATCCGAAATGGAAAATAAACCCAGCTTCTAGCTTAAATGCTGATGCTCCGGATAAAATACCGGTTCGCTGGCGCTACCCTAGTGGGGAGTTCCAACAGAATAGTGCTAACCTAGACGAAGCTTTAAAAAGACAGTTTAACGGTGTTGACGATATCAATAACCTGATCTGGATCTTAAAATAAAGGATGAACAAAATAGCTGTGGAAGACTTTAAAATCTTCCGCAGTTTTTTTTGAAACCTAATCGTTACACTATTGCATTCAAATTCTTTCTAAATTTAAATTTTCAATCTAACACGACAATATCATACCAAATGGATAATAGAAGAGATTTTTTAAAGAAGGCTTCCCTTTTAGCTGGAGCTATGGGCCTGGAATGGGGACTGCCGGATGCCATACAAAAGGCAATGGCCATCGAACCGTTGGCAGGATCGAGTTTCCTGGATGCGGAGCATGTGGTCATGCTGATGCAGGAGAATCGTTCTTTTGACCATAGCTTTGGAACTCTGGCTGGTGTACGTGGATTTAGAGACCCTAGGGCCATACAATTGCCCAATGGAAATCCGGTATGGTTACAGTCGGGGAAGGATGGAAAAACATTCTCTCCTTTTCGTCTGGATATAAAAAGATCAAAAGCAGCTTGGACAAGCTACCTCCCCCATTCTTGGGAGAATCAATCCGAGGCTCGAAATGAAGGTAAACACGATAACTGGATCGAAGCAAAACGCTCTGGCTATAAAGCCTATCAAGATATCCCATTGACCATGGGCTTTCACACACGTGAAGACAATCCGTTTTACTACGCTTTTGCTGATGCTTTTACCATATGCGACCAAAACTTTTGTTCTTCGATTACAGGGACTACAACCAACCGTCACTTTTTCTGGACGGGTACCTGCGTACCGGGTAAAGGTGAAAAACCATTGGTCCGCAACTCGGATATCTACTTCAACAGATGGGCGAATTGGAAAACTTTTCCAGAGAAATTAGAAGAAGCTGGAGTCTCTTGGAAAGTATACCAAAATGAGGTCAGCATACAGTCGGATTTAAAAGATAGCGGCCTGCTCAGTAATTATACCGACAATAACCTCGAGTGGTTTGCGCAATATCACGTGGAGTTTAAGGACAGTCACTTGGCCTTCTTAAAAAAACGTGTTGCTGAACTTCCTGATGAGATCAAAACGATAGAGAAACGCCTGCAAGCCGGACAGGTTGAAAGTGTGCAAAAGGAGAAAAATACGCTCAAGCAAAAGAAGGAGCAATTGGCCAGTTTTGAAAATAAGCTCCAAACGTTTACTCCTGAAGCTTTTGAAAAACTACCGAAAGCCGAGCAGGCTTTGTTCCGTAGGGCTTTCCAGACCAATGAAGATGACCCAGATTACCGAGAAGCAGTTTCTGCTGAAGAGCAGGGAACAGCGATCCGTGTGCCGAAAGGCGATGTGCTCCATCAATTTAGAAAAGATGTCAAATCTGGACAACTTCCTACGGTATCGTGGTTGGTGGCTCCAGAATATTTTTCGGATCACCCTAGTGCTCCGATGTATGGTGCATGGTATACTTCTGAAATCTTAAATATCTTAACGGAAAACCCAGATTTGTGGAGGAAAACGATTTTCATCTTGAATTACGATGAAAATGATGGTTATTTTGACCATGTTCCTCCCTTTGTGGCCCCCAACCCTGCTGATCCGAAATCGGGTAAGGTGTCGCCAGGATTGGATATCTCTGGCGAGTATGTCAGTCTACAGCAAGAATTTGATGCTGGAGAAGATAAAGACAGCGCCACGGAAGGTCCTGTTGGATTGGGTTACCGCGTGCCGTTGGTCGTTGCTTCTCCTTGGTCCAAAGGTGGCTGGGTAAACTCGGAAGTGTTTGATATCACGTCTACCATTCAATTTTTAGAACAGTTCTTGAATAAAAAATATGGTAAGAACATCCATGAAGATAATATCAGCTCGTGGAGAAGAGCCATCACGGGGGATTTAACTTCTGTATTTCGTCCCGCAGAATCAGCCGCTACCAAACCATTGCCTTTCTTAGATCGAAATGCCTATATATTGGCCATCGACAAAGCAAAAACGCTGCCTTTGCCCAATAATTATCATCAGTGGTCTCCTACGGATATCGCTGCACTGAAAAAGGTAGGGAAGCAATCACCCTTATTGGCTATGCAAGAAACGGGTCAAAAACAGTCCAGTGCTTTAGCTTATGAATTGTATGTGAAGGAGGAGCTCAATAACAATGACAAACAGATCAGTCTCCATATGAAAGCGGGGAATGAGGTGTTTGGTGAGAAATCACTGAGTAGCCCATTCAATGTTTACACTGGAGACCAGTATAAGGATGGTGTTAAATTCTGGCCTTTTGCGGTATTGGCAGGACAGTCACTGGACTTCAGTTGGGATTTGTCTGATTTTAAAGATGGCATCTATGCGCTCACAGCATACGGCCCCAATGGCTTTATGCGTGGATTTAAAGGTAAAGATGAAGCTTTACAGGTGCAGGCGACTTACGAAACAGATAAAGCTGGAAAATTGACCGGAAATTTATTGATAACGATCAGAAATGAAGGAAAAGAATCCCTTACCATCGAGGCTAAAGATAATGCTTATAGCAAATGGAGCAAAAAAACAAACCTCGCTAGTGGGAAATCCGTAGCTTGGAAAATCGAATCGCAGCAACAGTCTGGTTGGTACGATCTGACGGTTAAAGTTCTTAATCGTCCGTTTGAACGCCATTTTGCTGGTCGTGTGGAAACCGGCAAACATACTAAAACGGACCCTCAATTGAGTATATAACCGAATTGCATATTATAAAAGTCGTCCTAATCTTGGGGCGACTTTTTCAATTGATATACTTCGCTACTATTTTCTCAAGATCTTCTAAATTGAATGGTTTAGCGAGAAAATCGTCTGCTCCAGCTGCTGCTGCAAGCGCGGCGATATCGCTATTGGCCGTGATATAGATAACAGGAATCATGTGGTAATCGGGGTGCTTTTTCAGCAACTTGGTCGCCTCGCTCCCGCCGATATTCGGTATCCAATTGTCCATCAATATCAAATTGGGTTTGAATGCCTCTACTTTTTCTATGATATCATGCGATGTCTGGGATATGGAAACTTCATATCCGTAATCCTCTAAAATAATCGACACGATATCTAATATGGCGGCATCATCTTCACAAATTAAAATCTTATTATTTTCCATGCTCTTATTTTTAAAATCTTAAAACAATACTGTTATTATTCATTTTTCATAAAAGACAGATTCACATTTTTGATATCACTTACTACCAAGCCGCAGAACCTCAGCTAAACTATTGATATATACTATTTTCAATTAATGCAAGCGTAAAGTAAAACGTGGACCCTACCCCCAATTGGCTTTCCATGCCATAGGTGCCCCGATGCTGACGAATGATCTCTGCTGATATATACAGCCCTAATCCTTGAAACCGAACTGAGGTCTCCTCTACGCGGTAAAACTTATCGAATATGGGTGCTTGATTTTTAGTGGGCACACCAATTCCAAAGTCTTGGATACTGACTTTCACCTCCTGCTTATTGCTTTCAGTATGTACAATGATACGATCCGAATCTGGACTATACTTGATGGCATTGTTCATTAGATTGATCAATACCTGCTCGATACGGACCTCATCGCCCAAAACTAAACTGTCCAACCTGTTGCCCATACGCTCGATGTGAAGCGCTCTGTTTTCATGCGTTTGATGCATGATCTCAATGACTGAATCGATCAGAGCATCCAGATCAAAACGATGGTAATGGATTTTTAATTTACCATTATCCATTTTTGATATATCCAATAAATCGGCTACCAAAGAACTCAGTTTATCCAATTGATCCTGCACACGATTCATATATTTGTATGTAGTGGTATTCTGTACTGAGGGCAGCGACCGATCGAGCAGCTGTACGTAGCCACGCATACTCGTTAGGGGTGTTTTCAGTTCATGCGATGCAATACTCAAAAATTCATCTTTCTTTTGTTCAATGTGCTTTTGATCATCGATATCAGTAAAAGTGCCCACCCAATGCGTGATCAAGTGATGTTCTTCGATAGGCACAATACGCAATAAATGATAACGATAAAGTTCGGATCCTAATGGTAGAATGCGAATTTCCATTTCGACACCTCTCCCCTCCAAAATATGTGTTTTTAAGATCTCTTCCACCGATGGATCTCCAGGAGGACATGCGGGATAGTCTTGCTCCGTTGCTGCAAACTTGAACCAGTTTTTATTGACAAAATCAATCTTTCCATCTTGATTTACGGTAAAGGCAATAAGAGGCAATGACTCTAGGATAAGACGTAAGTGATTTGCTTTTTCCTGAAGCGCCAATTGTGCACTTTTTCGTCCATCAATTTCAGCGAGTAGATTCTCCTGAACAGCTTTCAAAGCCAAAGTCTGTTTATGGATCCGATGAAAAATCTTGACCTTCAGCATCAATATTTCTGTATCTACTGGTTTTAAGACATAATCGATGCCACCGGACGCACTTTCTTGTTCTATAAGCAATCTGTCCTGATTTTGTGCCAGTAAAAATATAATGGGAATATCTTTGGTAATACTACAATCATGTAATTTTTCGAAAAGCTCCACGCCATCCATATCTAGCATTTCCAAGTCCAAAATAATCAAGGCATACCGATTTCTGATTGCTTTCTTCAATGCTTCTTGCTTTGATTGAGCCGTATCAACAGAGAAACCGTGGGATTCTAACAGTTGCTGTAAGAAAAGAATGTACGCTGGTTTATCGTCAACAATTAAAATCATATTGAAATTCTAAAATTAGTGCCTTAATACCCGTACCGTTTCAAAAATCAATCCAAAATAGTTTGCAGGTTAAACTACTAATCAAGAAAAATGGGAAATTTACCCCTTCGCAATAAAACAAGTGTAGTATGGAGCGTCCAATGCCTAAATGCTTATCTTAAAAAAAATGATGATAGCCGGACAATCCCCTAAAAAGCATAATGCTCCCGCCTACTCTACGTTATTTTCAACCTAGAATGTGGCTATTGATTCAGGAAGATATTCTTGTTTGCTTAGCTATTGACTTTCCTACTATAGAAGAAGTGCGCACGCCTATGTATTGCCTTTGGAACGGACTTCTTAATCCACTAAGTCGAAAGCGATGGCGAATCGAAGTAATTCGGCAAACGATTTACAGGTTGTTTTACGGATGATATTTTTACGATGGGTAGATACCGTGTGTAGCGAAATGAACAGCTGATCGGCGATTTCGGCTGACGATCTCCCATTGGTCAATAACGTGATTATTTCTTTTTCGCGTTGTGTCAAATCTGCGAATACACGGTAGTGACGACTGATAAACTCATCTTGATCGAGTGCTTTTGTAACACGAGAAATTACATTATTCATCCCAATAATAGGGGAAGCCAACAGAATGATTTTATTGTCCAGCATAGAAGTCCCGGGTATCTTAATCATTTTGCAGACGGTGTAAAACCAGGTATATTCATTTTTACCATGTACTTTGACCCGCTGAAAAAAATTATATTGTTTATCAAAATCGCCGACAAATAGGTACTGGGTCATCCCTTGAAAAATAGCCAGAGATTCCTCTTTGACAAAGTATTTCTCGTAATATTCTTCTCCTAATTGATTGATTTCTTCGACAGAGGTCTGCAAGTGCTCACATCCCCAATTATTCATATAACGGCAACCTAAGGGTTGCAATCCATCCATGTCATGTAGCATAACGGCGGCAGGTATTACTGCTCCGAAATCCACCACATCGAACTCTCCTTTCTTCAGGCTCTTGGACAACCCGAACATCTGTGTATCAAGCTGAGTCATAACATTAAATCGAAAAAGTTTATAAATATGGCTATTGTATTACGAATATATAGAATAAATGGGAATTAAAAAACTATTTCCATTTCGCATACGATGCAGCTGAATAAAAATAGTTTAAGAATCATAAAGTAGATTTTATTCCTTAATTTTACGCTAATAAATTTAGTAATAAAATGAAACGTTCGGGAACTGCTGATTTACCGTTGCACTATGGAAAAGTTCCGGCATGGCTCTATGAGCGCATGTCTGCACTGGGGCTTTCGATTGTAGAGGCAATCTTAGCAGACTATGGTAAAGATGAAGTTTTACGTCGGCTTTCCGATCCATTTTGGTTCCAAAGTTTTGGTGCTGTATTGGGTATGGACTGGCATTCGTCGGGTATTACCACCTCGGTCATGGGAGCACTAAAGCGTGCTATCAACCCGCAGTCTACCTCCTTAGGGCTATACATCTG
It includes:
- a CDS encoding SusC/RagA family TonB-linked outer membrane protein; amino-acid sequence: MKLTNYYFKIIGGGILLQALALQVMANESLQEEGIGSVITKMEKKLNVKFGYDASISNQQVRENSDLKQVNKSNIASFIQSISNGELSANKIDDKLYVITKTATAKQHIPAVALQQAQSEIKGKILDQETGLPLAGVTIRIIGSTAATSTDNTGTFVLKNVAANETAQISYIGYGTVEVPVSQIALVRLQKSASELQEVVVTALGIKRDKKSLGYATQNIGGEELSKVKGVDIGTTLTGRISGVRVLNSTEFNSSPSIEVRGLNPILVIDGVLYQNMTLRDIPTDNIADMNILKGAAAAALYGERGSGGAIMVTTKKGLKEQGAEINVNTNNMFFSGFLKLPEVQTSYSSGEGGVFNNNDYVWGDKMDIGKIYSQWNPKTKQMEDQPLTSRGKNNFSNFLVPSFVSNNSLSFTNQGEHGSIRTSINHIYNKGQYPNQQLNLTNISVTGTTKLSNKVDLETNLGYNRNSSSSNFGSGYNNQGYIYNILVWTGAEYDLRDYQDYWLVKDQSQNWMYKGWYDNPYLTAYEKINPELINKINAAVTLNYKVTDWGKVIVRSGYDYYGTERTQQNPMGIYGTRGGFKDYGGFHNKGKYQNAQYNGFSSNSDILFTANKTWGDFGFDGMVGGSVFYKLDKNSNSTTVNGLSIPGYYSLRNSIDPVSTVQSQSELMTNSIYSRLALSWRNAIFVEATGRNDWSSTLPEENRSYFYPSVSASATLTDLFDFKLSWLNQFKVRGAWVISKKTPNPYEIRQAFSISNNVWDGYPTASYPNKIKDFSIAPTQNTSYEFGFDFAVLNNRVYGNYTRYYRLQNSRVIDAPISNMTGFTYRLINTKEEIMTKGHEITIGGTPIRRSDFKWDIIGNLSQNMNYYHKLDPEYSKDALYVKEGLRYDVIATSDWERSPTGEIVHNASGMPISAKYADQVIGYSAPKWFWGLTNQFRYKDFNLSLSIDGRIKGMSYSATNARLWQTGAHPDSDNAYRYEEVVNGNKTFIAPGVKVVSGSVNYDKYGNATDDTRVFAPNDNVVSYEGYWKSAYSGRQNYWDETFIKLRELSLNYNVPNAFASKMKAKKASIGITGQNLFLWSKEYKFSDPDVGSEDLSSPSLRYIGFNINLTF
- a CDS encoding SusD/RagB family nutrient-binding outer membrane lipoprotein, whose translation is MKIKKTWVTMAALALVGLSSCSKFDEINTNPETPEKVKSSMLATRIILNLGSQSSQKGFIQPYLLTKQFAWTELVEGYQYNGFGTMDMSLTSINDAHFMGKFATNETLKKSYDGLMHFARAIKFYDLTMSVGDIPYHDALQGESDKIYFPKYDTQKEVFLGILQELDLADELFTAGSKFDGDPMFAGDINKWRKLVNSFQLNVLIQLSKKVDDTDLKIKERFAHIVANKPIFTSNADNFQLVRSDKSGQTYPFYKVGNNYILYPMMSDEIIKPLQERKDRRLFFYANPSEAKLAQGLKEQDFAAYTGVSPSLAFDQLSAITKSKDFSKLNDRYTELATGEPTQQYGYAHLCFVIAEASARGWVKESAVDWYKKGIEASMSFIASNTPATTQFTHDMPMDATYIATATANYAAAFPTNLEAQVEAIITQKYLASFLQARVTPYYDYRRTGYPKWKINPASSLNADAPDKIPVRWRYPSGEFQQNSANLDEALKRQFNGVDDINNLIWILK
- a CDS encoding phosphocholine-specific phospholipase C, encoding MDNRRDFLKKASLLAGAMGLEWGLPDAIQKAMAIEPLAGSSFLDAEHVVMLMQENRSFDHSFGTLAGVRGFRDPRAIQLPNGNPVWLQSGKDGKTFSPFRLDIKRSKAAWTSYLPHSWENQSEARNEGKHDNWIEAKRSGYKAYQDIPLTMGFHTREDNPFYYAFADAFTICDQNFCSSITGTTTNRHFFWTGTCVPGKGEKPLVRNSDIYFNRWANWKTFPEKLEEAGVSWKVYQNEVSIQSDLKDSGLLSNYTDNNLEWFAQYHVEFKDSHLAFLKKRVAELPDEIKTIEKRLQAGQVESVQKEKNTLKQKKEQLASFENKLQTFTPEAFEKLPKAEQALFRRAFQTNEDDPDYREAVSAEEQGTAIRVPKGDVLHQFRKDVKSGQLPTVSWLVAPEYFSDHPSAPMYGAWYTSEILNILTENPDLWRKTIFILNYDENDGYFDHVPPFVAPNPADPKSGKVSPGLDISGEYVSLQQEFDAGEDKDSATEGPVGLGYRVPLVVASPWSKGGWVNSEVFDITSTIQFLEQFLNKKYGKNIHEDNISSWRRAITGDLTSVFRPAESAATKPLPFLDRNAYILAIDKAKTLPLPNNYHQWSPTDIAALKKVGKQSPLLAMQETGQKQSSALAYELYVKEELNNNDKQISLHMKAGNEVFGEKSLSSPFNVYTGDQYKDGVKFWPFAVLAGQSLDFSWDLSDFKDGIYALTAYGPNGFMRGFKGKDEALQVQATYETDKAGKLTGNLLITIRNEGKESLTIEAKDNAYSKWSKKTNLASGKSVAWKIESQQQSGWYDLTVKVLNRPFERHFAGRVETGKHTKTDPQLSI
- a CDS encoding response regulator encodes the protein MENNKILICEDDAAILDIVSIILEDYGYEVSISQTSHDIIEKVEAFKPNLILMDNWIPNIGGSEATKLLKKHPDYHMIPVIYITANSDIAALAAAAGADDFLAKPFNLEDLEKIVAKYIN
- a CDS encoding ATP-binding protein, producing MILIVDDKPAYILFLQQLLESHGFSVDTAQSKQEALKKAIRNRYALIILDLEMLDMDGVELFEKLHDCSITKDIPIIFLLAQNQDRLLIEQESASGGIDYVLKPVDTEILMLKVKIFHRIHKQTLALKAVQENLLAEIDGRKSAQLALQEKANHLRLILESLPLIAFTVNQDGKIDFVNKNWFKFAATEQDYPACPPGDPSVEEILKTHILEGRGVEMEIRILPLGSELYRYHLLRIVPIEEHHLITHWVGTFTDIDDQKHIEQKKDEFLSIASHELKTPLTSMRGYVQLLDRSLPSVQNTTTYKYMNRVQDQLDKLSSLVADLLDISKMDNGKLKIHYHRFDLDALIDSVIEIMHQTHENRALHIERMGNRLDSLVLGDEVRIEQVLINLMNNAIKYSPDSDRIIVHTESNKQEVKVSIQDFGIGVPTKNQAPIFDKFYRVEETSVRFQGLGLYISAEIIRQHRGTYGMESQLGVGSTFYFTLALIENSIYQ
- a CDS encoding response regulator transcription factor, whose amino-acid sequence is MTQLDTQMFGLSKSLKKGEFDVVDFGAVIPAAVMLHDMDGLQPLGCRYMNNWGCEHLQTSVEEINQLGEEYYEKYFVKEESLAIFQGMTQYLFVGDFDKQYNFFQRVKVHGKNEYTWFYTVCKMIKIPGTSMLDNKIILLASPIIGMNNVISRVTKALDQDEFISRHYRVFADLTQREKEIITLLTNGRSSAEIADQLFISLHTVSTHRKNIIRKTTCKSFAELLRFAIAFDLVD